The DNA segment CTTAACTGTTCCTGTGAAGTTATTCTGCTGATGATtgtattaagaaaaaaaagattcttaaaATTATTTGGTTGCTGATGATTGTTCTTCATATTactattttgctttttcaaattaattaaCAGAAAAAGGCCAATTGATAAAGCAAGAAAAGTTACTTAAAagatattaaacaaaaaaaatacataaagtgTAAATAGTGTAAATATTTTGTTGCTTTTCACTGACTCATTCTACAGTGATGAACCTGATGGATTGACGGCTGCAGATGTCATCTCAAATCTGGCTCTGAAGATCAACAAAACCTCCTGTAGCAGATTCAACATTAACAGAGCCAATGTCTGGGATGGTGCCTACCGAGGCTTCAGAAGGTCTTCATATAGTCCCAACTCTGGCATGATGGTGAAATTCTCTGATGACGTGGGGCTGGCTGAAGAGGCAATAGACACAGGTGGGCCTACTCGAGAATTTCTCACCCTTTTGATGGAAGCCATAAGGACGAGAAGAATATTCGAAGGAAAAGACTATGCCAAATATCTCACATTTCATAGTAAAGGTatctatttttttcacatttttttccatGGTCAAAATTACTTTATTATAATGTAATGTCTTTATCTTTAGCTGCAGATGAAAATGAATATTTCTACACTGGAAGAATGATTGCAGTTTCCATTGTCCATGGTGGTCCAGGGCCATGTTGTTTATCTCCAAACTTCTTTATGTACCTTGTTGGAAAAGACAAGACATTCGAGGCACCAATTGATGATATAACAGATGAAGAAATCAAGAAGGCTCTACTAGAGGTAAATTTGTGATGTTATGATTATGACAAACGCcaataaatgcaaatttttagttttagttatcCACTTAACATAATCTTGGTAACTAACTGATGCCTGAAATGATTACTGATTGTGTAATCCAAGACTGTGTTAAATTGCACATTAATAGACAGCATGCGAAGGATGTCacttgtgcatgtgtatgtgtgtgtgtaatatatatttttctctttaGATAAAGAATGCAACATCTCTAAGTGAGCTCCGAGTAATCACAGAAAAACACTCAAGCATGCTCCAGACAGCAGGATGCTATCGATTCATGAGGACACTGGAGGATAAGAAGAAGGTAGTAGCGGATTACATTCAGTGGTACTTCATCTACCGAAACCATCTTTCCATCCAAAGGTATAGAATTCAGACTATTATGTGCCCAtttaacaaaatcttttcagAAGAATaaattgttagttttttttattcccgTGAAATTTAAAGGACGGAAAAAATATATTCTAAATGCAAGACCTTTTTCAGGAGGACTTCTTTTTTGTAGCAGGATGAGTATCTTAGCTAGATAAGAATGTTGGTTACTTTCTTAACACAGTAATTTCGGATGTGAAGTTTTGCTTTCTTGCACAAATaacattaaacattttattaaaaattagACTGTTTTCTAGTTTCAGAGAGGGTCTAGCAACACTGGATTTTCTAAACGCCCTGGAACAGCATCCTTCACTCTTCTTCTCATTCATGTGCTACACTGAGACCAGGCTGACAGCTGATCTTCTGGAGAACATCTTTCATGTGCAATTTGGTCCACCTGGCAGCTCTAGGCGTCAAGAGGAGACAAGAGTAATAAGCTACTGGCAAGACTATCTGCTTTCTGTAGAAGGTATTAAATTTGGTTGGAAATGTTGAAATGAGTACATTTATGTCAGCAAAGTGTAATGGCCCCTTTTTCCTGTTTAATATCATTAGAAATAACTTTTATTCTCTTTACATTTTCAGAGAGAAATGGAAGTCTGTCTCTTGAAGACATTCTTATGTTTGCAACTGGACTGAGGGAAATTCCTCCTGCAGCAATTCAGCCAAAGCCACGGCTTCTTTTCCAGACCACTTCACGCTTCCCTGTAGCAGATGTCTGTGCAAATACTATCAAGATCCCAGTGTTACACAGTTATGAGGACTTCCAAGAAGCCATGGATTATGGCATCCAGAACTCTCCTGGGTTTGGGCTTCCCTAAGGTCCAAGTCCTTTTGCTTTTAAGACACATTTATGGTTTTAGTAAACATTTGAAGTTTGTGATTTTAAAATctgaaaattttgtttctaataaTTTCTGTAAATCACATAAAGTTTAATGCATCGCAGAAAGTTCAATCAGGTTTTGGAATTTCAAAAGCATAATATCATAGTGGGACAATTGAAAAGTTAGACATATTTCACTGTGTTAAGAAATTgcgaaagtaacaaaataaaacatttctgaaGTATTCTAATGTACTGAGACACGCTAGTATAAtaacacagggaaaaaaatctgataaattcagttaaaaggcTTTATTTAATCAAACACTTTGATTCCATTTTTTGTAAGATATGCAAGTTGTTctttgagttaaaaaaaaccccacataatTACAGGTATTGCAGAATGCTTTTGTAAACCTTTGTTTGTAAAACAGATCTCCAAATTAATCAACGTGTTTGTTACAGTACCTAATTAAAAGGAACAAGTTATTTTGTACAGTATGGTCTTTTGATTTCTTCAGGTAGAAAGTGTACACACTGTAAAGTTGACGGTAGTGAAACTATTTATATAAAAACTATGGTACTATTTTTTTTACCTAAATGCTCATTAAAGTTGGTTTGTGACAATTAGTGTCAGTGGTAATTGTACCCACATCTAGCAGATGATTTTACATTGACTTCTAAAGTCCAGTCATATTTTTGAGTGTTATATAATTTTCAACTGCAGTAGTCCAGTTGACTGGTCGAGGGAGCTCACTCTGTCTTTCCAAGTTTGTGAAATGAACCTGGAGATTGTCGTCCCCACATAGACTGTACTGAGCAGGTAGAATGTCATCAAACTGGTGCAGGATTTCTTGAGGCACTTGGAATCCACACTGTCTTCCACCATACCTTAGGTCAGTcagaaaaatgaacaaattcaGTCACTTCTCCAGGTACTATCCTTCAAGGTTACAGCAAAAGCGCAAAGTCAATCTTATAATTAAAAGTCAGTTCTGGAAATTGTGATTTTAAAGAATCTTAATTATGCATATATCTACATTTGTCGTTTTTAGCCAAGATGTGATCCAAAGTTAAAATAGGATTgtgtaacatgttttttttgttttttgggggggaaaaaaatataaaaataaaacgtatGTGCATGAAGTCAGAGAACAGAACTAATGGCAAAACACAAGTGGCAGCTTTAATTTTTATTCAGCAAAaaggtgaaaacaaaaaaacacactattCAATTGCTAAAGTGAGTAACAGTTAGTGTAAATTGTTAAACCTAAATGACATACTGCTTACTTAACTCAAGTGGTTAGGTCAAGAAAGAAAAGAGTGCACATAAGGGATGGACTGTTCCTGAACaattatataaatgaacaaAAGGTGGAATAACAGCAAGCTGGACAGGTATCCTGCACATACAATACACTATACTGAGGAAGAAAAATTTTAGTAAAactatgaaataaaatacatgGACTAAATACATACCTATGAGGTAGGTGATACATGGCTTCTGGTTTACCAGATGGACAACAAGATTGGCGCACAGGTCGGATGGTGTGAGTGTTCCAGAGATCTCTGTACTCGTCAAGCTCTTTTTGCAAGACATTGAGGAAGACATATCGTAGAAGGCATTTATGTTCATGACTGCCGTTGAAAAGATGCCTCTCCCTCAGGTCACTGAAGAGTTCAATCCAGAACTGAGTTCTAATGGTGGAATGACAAGGCATATAAAATTTAATAACACAAGTAATTAACTGTAATTgtccactttaaaaaaagttgTAATCTTAAGAATATTGAACTGTGCGCAATTTCGTTCAAAGAAAAGCTTATTCACATGTTCTGAAGTGTTTCATCAATgcactgcaggaaaaaaaaagcaacttcCCACAAATAACAAAATTTAACAAAATGATTAATCCTTCAGTTATTCCTGCATTTGGCGGCTGAACTTAAGAAAAGTTGTAATATACAGGTCTGTCCATATAAATGTACTATTTTGTTTCTACATGAACACTGAAGCTGTTATCACTTGTTAGATACCACACAGAAATCCAAAAGCTAGTGAAAacatcagtatttttttttttttggcacacaACGTCGAAGAAATGTCTGAAACAAATGACCTCCTATAACAAATGGATTTCTGtcatgttggatcagtgttctTATATTACTCCTATTACAGTTCTCAAATTTGAAGAATCCcttgttcttttatttatatgacTCCCTACAGGTAAACTATTTGATCTAGATGTTAGTTTGGTACTACGTAGGCACACAAAATTGAATAAATTTTACTCATTTTAAATAGATCAATCTTTACTGATGCCATTGCCTATAGGATTTATAATAATTTATCAAAATGTTGAATgtcagtttgtttgttgttttcataGTGCCTTTTAGGACTTTTGTGGAATGTGTAAGTCGGATTTTCTTTCTGAGTGTGTCGTTTTAATAGAAACAAATGTCACTGGTATACCAAACCAtttattatagtttttgaaGCAGTCTTGCATCACATGATTAAAATGTGTAGGTGactatgtttttgtttgtgtgtttgtgactgtAATTTAATATTTGAGTATAAAACCCCACCCACAAGAAAAAGTATATCGCTGACCACGAAACACCTTCAGAACCATTCAATTTTAGTTTcagaatatattttaaaagccATGTACCTTTGCTTTCTGAACGAAGACCACCAACTTTCAATCCGTTGATTTGTAGTTGAGGTGCCATACATATGACTGTGGGCTCCTGCAAGTTCATCTCCATGGTCTGATCTTAAAGCACAG comes from the Oreochromis aureus strain Israel breed Guangdong linkage group 18, ZZ_aureus, whole genome shotgun sequence genome and includes:
- the LOC116316500 gene encoding uncharacterized protein LOC116316500 isoform X2; amino-acid sequence: MYCPFCGFQFENLTKFCCSCGKDISFVPAKDASTEQEHSRAKTVVQQFFKYREGKEAERRMFSKSKKKSMKTVKISVGIMNKQKTGMRPIRGKSLPLHVDPSWSSERLLGAAIKKLKDFNQDMKDVEYILLYPDGSQIKNIPGTDTPFTIELYKEAVGKSYQRITLFVCTLEDFLSEYVSASEDEEDDEVIVRVPPVTSPLSDTVLWSSPESSTPEPIHRSPSISQTSDVQVQCGTESQMASTSGEHTTSYSIYTNIYAPVVIDSSSSDAEGEELQKENCDEPDGLTAADVISNLALKINKTSCSRFNINRANVWDGAYRGFRRSSYSPNSGMMVKFSDDVGLAEEAIDTGGPTREFLTLLMEAIRTRRIFEGKDYAKYLTFHSKAADENEYFYTGRMIAVSIVHGGPGPCCLSPNFFMYLVGKDKTFEAPIDDITDEEIKKALLEIKNATSLSELRVITEKHSSMLQTAGCYRFMRTLEDKKKVVADYIQWYFIYRNHLSIQRLTADLLENIFHVQFGPPGSSRRQEETRVISYWQDYLLSVEERNGSLSLEDILMFATGLREIPPAAIQPKPRLLFQTTSRFPVADVCANTIKIPVLHSYEDFQEAMDYGIQNSPGFGLP
- the LOC116316500 gene encoding G2/M phase-specific E3 ubiquitin-protein ligase-like isoform X1 produces the protein MYCPFCGFQFENLTKFCCSCGKDISFVPAKDASTEQEHSRAKTVVQQFFKYREGKEAERRMFSKSKKKSMKTVKISVGIMNKQKTGMRPIRGKSLPLHVDPSWSSERLLGAAIKKLKDFNQDMKDVEYILLYPDGSQIKNIPGTDTPFTIELYKEAVGKSYQRITLFVCTLEDFLSEYVSASEDEEDDEVIVRVPPVTSPLSDTVLWSSPESSTPEPIHRSPSISQTSDVQVQCGTESQMASTSGEHTTSYSIYTNIYAPVVIDSSSSDAEGEELQKENCDEPDGLTAADVISNLALKINKTSCSRFNINRANVWDGAYRGFRRSSYSPNSGMMVKFSDDVGLAEEAIDTGGPTREFLTLLMEAIRTRRIFEGKDYAKYLTFHSKAADENEYFYTGRMIAVSIVHGGPGPCCLSPNFFMYLVGKDKTFEAPIDDITDEEIKKALLEIKNATSLSELRVITEKHSSMLQTAGCYRFMRTLEDKKKVVADYIQWYFIYRNHLSIQSFREGLATLDFLNALEQHPSLFFSFMCYTETRLTADLLENIFHVQFGPPGSSRRQEETRVISYWQDYLLSVEERNGSLSLEDILMFATGLREIPPAAIQPKPRLLFQTTSRFPVADVCANTIKIPVLHSYEDFQEAMDYGIQNSPGFGLP
- the LOC120434541 gene encoding uncharacterized protein LOC120434541 encodes the protein MWLNCGSSNNDPGVIAKYYMECVTRFGQLPACLRTDCGTENGTMAAIHCALRSDHGDELAGAHSHMYGTSTTNQRIESWWSSFRKQRTQFWIELFSDLRERHLFNGSHEHKCLLRYVFLNVLQKELDEYRDLWNTHTIRPVRQSCCPSGKPEAMYHLPHRYGGRQCGFQVPQEILHQFDDILPAQYSLCGDDNLQVHFTNLERQSELPRPVNWTTAVENYITLKNMTGL
- the LOC116316500 gene encoding G2/M phase-specific E3 ubiquitin-protein ligase-like isoform X3, with product MYCPFCGFQFENLTKFCCSCGKDISFVPAKDASTEQEHSRAKTVVQQFFKYREGKEAERRMFSKSKKKSMKTVKISVGIMNKQKTGMRPIRGKSLPLHVDPSWSSERLLGAAIKKLKDFNQDMKDVEYILLYPDGSQIKNIPGTDTPFTIELYKEAVGKSYQRITLFVCTLEDFLSEYVSASEDEEDDEVIVRVPPVTSPLSDTVLWSSPESSTPEPIHRSPSISQTSDVQVQCGTESQMASTSGEHTTSYSIYTNIYAPVVIDSSSSDAEGEELQKENCDEPDGLTAADVISNLALKINKTSCSRFNINRANVWDGAYRGFRRSSYSPNSGMMVKFSDDVGLAEEAIDTAADENEYFYTGRMIAVSIVHGGPGPCCLSPNFFMYLVGKDKTFEAPIDDITDEEIKKALLEIKNATSLSELRVITEKHSSMLQTAGCYRFMRTLEDKKKVVADYIQWYFIYRNHLSIQSFREGLATLDFLNALEQHPSLFFSFMCYTETRLTADLLENIFHVQFGPPGSSRRQEETRVISYWQDYLLSVEERNGSLSLEDILMFATGLREIPPAAIQPKPRLLFQTTSRFPVADVCANTIKIPVLHSYEDFQEAMDYGIQNSPGFGLP